The Ailuropoda melanoleuca isolate Jingjing chromosome 9, ASM200744v2, whole genome shotgun sequence genome includes a region encoding these proteins:
- the DCSTAMP gene encoding dendritic cell-specific transmembrane protein, producing MGVWTLGTAVFLSLWGTYVSPRSPGWQAFIQHAGVCGFVAFISVGLLSLAFSWSLSSLLVFSAGWAVTALLLCSSKHARCFVLLFFISCGLREGRSALLAAGTGIVIFGHVENTFHNFKGLLDGMTCNLRAKSFSIHFPLLKRYIEAIQWIYGLDTHLSLFDDLISWNQTLAVSLFSPTQALEAQLNDTKGQALGALYQMVTATEVLSSLGRQLLALTGLLLVLLGTGLFMKRFLDPCGRQFENIFITKQFVLFDETERRLQRPCVLPLSKKERKKYVVIPSFWLSPKERKNLGLFFLPILTHLYVWVLFAAIDYLLYRLIFSVSEHFQSLPGLEVHLKLHREEQGTQDIIHDSSFHISLFEPTCIPEPKLLFSKTWIPLSIILVVLVVLALLSSILTQLKILVSASFYPSVHEERVRYLHGKLLKKRSKQAGGGGSRKQRLYFTKIHFWLPVLEMIRKRRRGIAVEDNP from the exons ATGGGTGTCTGGACCTTGGGCACTGCTGTCTTCCTAAGTCTTTGGGGGACGTATGTGTCTCCAAGAAGCCCCGGCTGGCAGGCCTTTATCCAGCATGCGGGAGTGTGCGGCTTTGTGGCTTTCATCTCGGTGGGCCTGCTCTCTCTGGCCTTCTCCTGGTCTCTGTCCTCCCTGCTAGTCTTCAGCGCTGGCTGGGCGGTCACTGCTCTGCTGCTGTGCAGCTCCAAGCACGCACGatgctttgttcttctcttcttcatctcCTGTGGCCTGCGGGAAGGCAGGAGCGCCTTGCTTGCAGCCGGCACGGGGATAGTCATCTTCGGACATGtggaaaatacatttcataactTCAAAGGTCTCCTGGACGGTATGACTTGCAACCTGAGGGCAAAGAGCTTTTCCAtacattttccccttttgaaAAGGTACATTGAAGCAATTCAGTGGATTTACGGCCTTGACACTCACCTGAGTCTATTTGATGACCTGATTTCTTGGAACCAGACTCTGGCGGTCTCGCTCTTCAGCCCCACTCAAGCCCTGGAGGCACAGCTAAATGACACCAAAGGCCAAGCCCTGGGTGCCTTGTACCAGATGGTGACGGCCACCGAGGTACTGTCCTCGCTGGGTCGGCAGCTACTCGCCCTAACGGGGCTTCTGCTGGTGCTGCTCGGCACCGGCCTCTTCATGAAGCGATTTTTGGACCCCTGCGGTCGGCAGTTCGAAAACATCTTCATCACCAaacagtttgttttgtttgatgaGACGGAGAGGCGTCTGCAGAGGCCCTGCGTCCTCCCGCTGagtaagaaggaaaggaagaaatacgTCGTCATCCCATCTTTCTGGTTGtctccaaaagaaaggaaaaatctggGGCTGTTTTTCCTCCCCATACTTACCCACCTCTATGTCTGGGTGCTGTTTGCAGCCATAGATTATCTGCTGTATCGGCTCATTTTCTCAGTGAGCGAACATTTCCAAAGCTTGCCAGGGCTGGAGGTTCACCTGAAACTGCACAGAGAG GAGCAAGGAACTCAAGACATCATCCATGATTCTTCCTTTCACATATCTCTGTTCGAACCCACCTGCATCCCTGAGCCAAAGCTTCTCTTTTCTAAGACCTGGATTCCTCTCAGCATTATTCTTGTGGTACTGGTGGTGCTGGCCTTGCTCTCCTCCATCCTGACACAACTCAAAATCCTGGTGTCGGCATCCTTCTACCCCAGCGTGCATGAGGAGCGCGTCCGATATCTGCACGGGAAGCTACTGAAGAAAAGATCAAAGCaggcggggggaggaggaagcaggaaacAGCGTCTCTACTTTACAAAG ATTCACTTCTGGCTTCCAGTCCTGGAAATGATTAGGAAGAGACGAAGGGGCATTGCAGTTGAAGACAATCCCTGA